In the Carboxydothermus hydrogenoformans Z-2901 genome, one interval contains:
- a CDS encoding DUF2922 domain-containing protein → MKVLEMIFTNQQGKNVTIRVREPKEGLTKAEVDAVMNLIVTKNIFTSNGGDLVAVKGSRIVDRIVTEF, encoded by the coding sequence ATGAAAGTCCTTGAGATGATTTTTACCAATCAGCAGGGGAAAAACGTGACGATTCGGGTGCGAGAACCAAAGGAAGGACTTACCAAGGCGGAAGTTGATGCGGTGATGAACTTAATTGTTACGAAAAACATTTTTACTTCCAATGGTGGAGACCTGGTGGCAGTTAAAGGCTCGCGGATTGTGGACCGAATTGTAACCGAATTTTAA
- a CDS encoding sensor domain-containing diguanylate cyclase — protein MSKNYSMHKVNYWQIWRVIVSLAGFILTVFYLLKGSIQPPGAFFALLTVSFILELTAIEICGSKIKGSYVFYLVTLLLKGKGFAVVLSFLAGLLASFLTKEEKTFPGYFFEGAKNSLGILLGSHLAGYLPGGEFFLALIYTAGFILVDAVFMILRAFFGENAGSTKEEIFYYGLNCFLTFTAGVLLTEAIKKNFYQALFLGLLLTEAFYLVIKINQKLLNQSLDYVTLWNISRTFHRLETPDDMLKAMLQELKNTFSYHTGVIYTYSESLRKYIPRYLNTDFPELPGPEFHNTLLSEMGNRKTAALIKHPQLGSIAVVPLQNRRDVFGYLVIVAPKGQNYSHSQLRRLENISGQVALAVYNGYLYLRLKELAQKDELTGLYNRRYFLERLNEEHLRSRRHKLNYTIVLLDIDYFKKINDTYGHDCGDLVLNDFGRFLKDTLRRTDLSARYGGEEFVVLLPQTGKKEAYLLAERLREKVKERVLIFQGQKVKYTVSMGLAAYPEDAEEYRELLSLADKALYQAKNRGRDKVVMVNNF, from the coding sequence TTGTCGAAAAATTACAGCATGCACAAGGTTAATTATTGGCAGATTTGGCGGGTAATAGTTTCATTAGCGGGATTTATTCTAACGGTATTTTACCTTTTAAAAGGCAGCATTCAGCCGCCGGGGGCTTTTTTTGCCCTTCTTACGGTTAGTTTTATTTTAGAACTTACCGCCATAGAGATTTGTGGTTCCAAAATTAAGGGGTCTTATGTTTTTTACCTGGTTACCCTGCTACTAAAGGGAAAAGGTTTTGCTGTAGTATTAAGTTTTCTTGCAGGATTATTAGCTTCCTTTTTAACTAAAGAGGAAAAAACTTTTCCGGGATATTTTTTTGAAGGAGCAAAAAACAGCCTGGGCATTTTACTGGGAAGTCATTTGGCCGGGTACCTACCCGGAGGAGAGTTTTTTCTTGCGCTAATCTATACCGCAGGTTTTATTCTGGTTGATGCAGTTTTTATGATTTTAAGAGCTTTCTTTGGAGAAAATGCGGGGTCCACTAAAGAAGAAATTTTTTATTACGGTTTAAACTGTTTTCTCACCTTTACCGCTGGAGTATTGCTTACCGAGGCAATTAAGAAAAATTTCTATCAAGCACTTTTTCTTGGACTTTTACTTACCGAAGCTTTTTATCTGGTGATAAAAATAAACCAAAAGCTTTTAAACCAAAGCCTCGACTACGTAACTTTGTGGAATATTTCCCGAACCTTTCACCGCCTGGAAACTCCCGATGATATGTTAAAAGCAATGTTACAGGAATTAAAAAATACTTTTTCCTACCATACCGGGGTCATTTATACTTATTCCGAATCCCTGAGAAAATATATTCCCCGCTATTTAAACACCGATTTTCCCGAACTTCCGGGACCGGAGTTTCATAATACCCTGCTTTCCGAGATGGGAAATAGAAAAACTGCTGCTTTAATAAAACACCCGCAATTAGGGAGTATTGCGGTGGTACCGTTGCAAAACCGCAGGGATGTCTTTGGTTACCTGGTAATAGTGGCCCCAAAAGGGCAGAACTATTCCCATAGTCAGCTCAGGCGTCTTGAAAATATTTCGGGACAGGTGGCCCTGGCGGTTTATAACGGCTACTTGTATTTACGTTTAAAGGAGCTTGCCCAGAAAGATGAGTTAACCGGCTTATATAACCGGCGTTACTTCTTGGAAAGGCTTAATGAGGAGCATTTACGTTCCCGCAGGCATAAATTAAATTACACCATTGTTCTTTTAGATATAGATTATTTTAAAAAGATAAACGATACTTACGGTCACGACTGTGGAGATTTGGTTTTAAACGATTTTGGGCGGTTTTTAAAAGATACCCTCCGGCGGACCGATTTAAGTGCCCGCTACGGTGGGGAGGAGTTTGTTGTTTTGCTACCCCAGACCGGGAAAAAGGAAGCCTATCTCTTAGCGGAACGCTTGCGGGAGAAAGTTAAAGAGCGGGTTTTAATTTTTCAAGGGCAAAAGGTCAAATATACCGTTAGCATGGGACTGGCTGCTTATCCGGAGGATGCTGAAGAGTATCGGGAACTGTTAAGCTTAGCCGATAAAGCTTTGTATCAAGCGAAAAACCGGGGCAGGGATAAAGTGGTAATGGTAAATAATTTTTAG
- the codY gene encoding GTP-sensing pleiotropic transcriptional regulator CodY, with amino-acid sequence MSLLEKTRLLNRFIQRSPQRPEPFMELAEMLGDISNASVYIIGRRKILGYYERLDLVGLVIYGRDLEARQVEQDFQDWLFSFNQTDHNIKGEDGLTYTVVPVFGGGERQGTILLVKKGQEEFNAQDLILYEYAATVVGLEILRLNSEKMEEEARKKAAVRLALDALSYSELEAVKKIFSELDGVEGFVVASKLAEQYHLTRSVIVNALRKLESAGVIDSRSLGMKGTYIRILNDYFLDKLEIAQQN; translated from the coding sequence CTGAGTTTACTGGAAAAAACAAGACTCTTAAACCGCTTTATCCAGCGGAGCCCCCAACGTCCGGAACCCTTTATGGAACTGGCGGAAATGCTTGGGGATATTTCAAACGCCAGTGTTTACATTATCGGCCGGAGAAAGATACTGGGGTATTATGAACGTCTGGATCTGGTAGGGCTGGTAATTTACGGACGGGATTTAGAAGCGCGCCAGGTAGAGCAGGATTTTCAGGATTGGCTGTTTTCTTTCAATCAAACGGATCATAACATTAAAGGGGAAGATGGGCTTACTTATACCGTTGTACCGGTTTTTGGCGGTGGTGAACGGCAGGGAACGATTTTACTGGTCAAAAAGGGACAGGAAGAGTTTAACGCTCAGGACTTAATTTTGTACGAGTACGCTGCAACCGTGGTGGGTTTGGAAATTCTAAGGCTAAACAGCGAAAAAATGGAAGAAGAAGCCAGGAAAAAAGCTGCGGTTCGCTTAGCGTTAGATGCCCTTTCTTATTCGGAGCTGGAAGCGGTGAAAAAGATTTTTAGCGAACTTGATGGAGTGGAAGGCTTTGTGGTGGCAAGTAAGCTTGCGGAACAATATCACCTTACCCGTTCGGTAATTGTGAATGCTTTAAGAAAATTAGAAAGCGCGGGTGTGATTGATTCCAGGTCTTTGGGAATGAAAGGAACTTACATTCGGATTTTAAACGATTATTTCCTGGATAAGTTGGAAATTGCCCAGCAAAACTAA
- a CDS encoding DUF1659 domain-containing protein, whose translation MAVIANKVDTVLRLKLITGDDGSGNPVYAFRSYNNIKPAANNEDLYAVAVALAELTGLPLNGVFRNDTELLYNVQTGG comes from the coding sequence ATGGCGGTGATTGCCAACAAGGTGGACACGGTATTGCGGCTTAAGTTAATTACGGGGGATGACGGAAGCGGGAATCCGGTTTATGCTTTTCGGAGTTACAATAACATAAAGCCTGCGGCCAACAATGAAGACCTGTACGCGGTGGCGGTGGCCTTAGCCGAACTTACCGGTTTACCGCTTAACGGGGTTTTCCGAAACGATACCGAACTTCTGTATAACGTTCAAACGGGGGGTTAA
- a CDS encoding sigma-70 family RNA polymerase sigma factor translates to MDRFLEKWQKARKSREGMEELLNYLRPLIKKAAQRYRNPYLTEEDLMQEGMIAVIESVYRFDPERGVYFLKYVREMVYGRIYSLLRAEKARRGKEVPLEEYHIEVQHFAEELPTINFPPGVLTPRQESLITLKYERGISLSEVAKILKITPAGAYDLEKRALNKLKKYYLSLKTK, encoded by the coding sequence ATGGATCGGTTTTTAGAAAAGTGGCAGAAAGCAAGAAAAAGCCGGGAAGGGATGGAAGAACTTCTTAATTACCTGCGTCCACTCATTAAAAAGGCAGCTCAACGTTATCGCAATCCCTATCTAACCGAGGAAGACCTTATGCAGGAAGGGATGATTGCGGTAATCGAAAGTGTTTACCGCTTTGACCCCGAGCGGGGGGTTTATTTTTTAAAGTACGTCCGGGAGATGGTGTATGGTAGGATTTATTCCCTGTTGCGGGCGGAAAAGGCCAGAAGGGGTAAGGAAGTGCCGTTAGAGGAATACCATATTGAGGTGCAGCATTTTGCCGAGGAACTGCCGACGATTAACTTTCCTCCGGGGGTTTTAACGCCCCGCCAGGAAAGCTTGATAACTTTAAAATACGAACGGGGAATTTCCCTGAGTGAAGTGGCGAAGATTTTAAAAATTACCCCGGCCGGTGCCTATGATTTGGAAAAACGGGCTCTTAATAAATTAAAAAAATACTACCTCTCCTTAAAAACCAAATAA